One segment of Agromyces albus DNA contains the following:
- a CDS encoding sugar phosphate isomerase/epimerase family protein has protein sequence MQLGLITDSLGKFTLDVALDLAAEMGLATVEIATGNWSESPHADLTELVSDAGARRRLLASIESRGLTLSALNANGNQLHPVTGAAHDRVVRDSITVASELGVPTVVLMSGLPGARGESSPNWITTSWPPETLEILDYQWNDVAIPYWVDLAQFARERDVRLAVEMHGQQLVFNVATMQRLQGLVGDDVVGANLDPSHLMWMGADILAVVRALGSSIFHVHAKDARIDRSNTAVNGILDTLPPSAATLRSWNYVTLGLGHPGGSTFWADFVYALRSVGYDGPLNIEHEDILVGAVEGVRRSAELMRSIIIREPADWTPADI, from the coding sequence GTGCAACTCGGACTCATCACGGACTCCCTCGGCAAGTTCACACTCGACGTCGCTCTCGATCTCGCGGCCGAGATGGGCCTCGCCACCGTCGAGATCGCGACCGGCAACTGGTCGGAGTCCCCGCACGCCGACCTCACAGAGCTCGTGAGCGATGCCGGAGCGCGTCGCCGCCTCCTCGCCTCGATCGAGTCGCGCGGCCTGACACTCAGCGCGCTCAACGCGAACGGCAATCAATTGCACCCGGTGACCGGCGCCGCGCACGATCGTGTCGTCCGTGATTCGATCACGGTCGCATCAGAACTCGGCGTGCCGACGGTCGTGCTGATGTCGGGCCTTCCCGGCGCACGGGGAGAGTCGAGCCCCAACTGGATCACGACGTCGTGGCCACCTGAGACCCTCGAGATCCTCGACTACCAATGGAACGACGTGGCGATCCCGTATTGGGTCGACCTCGCGCAATTCGCGAGGGAACGCGACGTCCGTCTCGCGGTCGAGATGCACGGTCAGCAGCTGGTCTTCAATGTCGCAACGATGCAGCGACTCCAAGGCCTCGTCGGCGACGACGTGGTGGGCGCGAATCTCGACCCCTCTCACCTGATGTGGATGGGAGCAGACATCCTCGCTGTCGTCAGGGCTCTCGGTTCGTCGATCTTTCACGTGCATGCCAAGGACGCCCGCATCGACCGGTCCAACACTGCGGTCAACGGGATCCTCGACACACTTCCGCCGTCAGCAGCAACACTGCGCTCCTGGAACTACGTCACGCTCGGCCTCGGGCATCCCGGTGGCAGCACATTCTGGGCGGACTTCGTCTACGCGCTTCGTTCGGTCGGTTACGACGGGCCGCTGAACATCGAGCACGAGGACATCCTCGTCGGCGCAGTCGAAGGAGTACGACGCTCCGCCGAGCTCATGCGCTCGATCATCATCAGGGAGCCGGCGGACTGGACCCCGGCGGACATCTGA
- a CDS encoding GntR family transcriptional regulator, whose protein sequence is MADANHTLPVDLFIDLDRSGPMPLYFQISSRIEAAIQDGRLPPGSRLENEVALGNRLGLSRPTIRRAIQELVDKGLLVRRRGIGTQVVHGKVSRSVELTSLYEDLERSGQKPETRVLSMEVGEADDRMAEELGVDAGSPVLHIKRLRSAGSVPIAILDNVLPADFTDIDLGDLTKHGLYQLLRARGVTMRVAKQRIGAREATAQEAGLLDIPKGAAVLTMSRTAFDNSGRAVEWGQHCYRPDLYSFEMTLVER, encoded by the coding sequence ATGGCGGACGCGAATCACACACTCCCGGTCGATCTCTTCATCGACCTCGACCGCTCGGGTCCGATGCCGCTGTACTTCCAGATCTCCAGTCGCATCGAGGCGGCCATTCAGGACGGCAGGCTGCCCCCCGGGTCGCGACTCGAGAATGAGGTGGCACTCGGCAACCGGCTGGGACTCTCGCGGCCGACGATCCGCCGTGCCATCCAGGAGCTCGTCGACAAGGGCCTCCTCGTGCGCCGCCGCGGCATCGGCACACAAGTCGTGCACGGCAAGGTCAGCCGCAGCGTCGAGCTCACGAGCCTGTACGAAGACCTCGAGCGCTCCGGGCAGAAGCCCGAGACCCGGGTGCTCTCGATGGAGGTGGGCGAGGCCGATGACCGCATGGCCGAGGAACTCGGCGTCGATGCGGGCAGCCCCGTGCTGCACATCAAGCGCCTCCGCTCAGCCGGCAGCGTGCCGATCGCGATCCTCGACAACGTTCTGCCCGCCGACTTCACCGACATCGACCTCGGCGACCTCACGAAGCACGGGCTCTACCAGCTGTTGCGTGCCCGCGGCGTGACCATGCGCGTCGCCAAGCAGCGCATCGGCGCACGCGAGGCCACGGCGCAGGAGGCAGGACTGCTCGACATCCCCAAGGGTGCCGCCGTGCTGACCATGTCCCGCACGGCGTTCGACAACTCCGGCCGTGCCGTCGAGTGGGGCCAGCACTGCTATCGGCCCGACCTCTACTCGTTCGAGATGACGCTCGTCGAGCGCTGA